A region of the Halostella limicola genome:
CTGCTCGGCCTGCTGTTCGACCAGGCGCCGCTCGCCGTCCTCGCGGTGACCGCGCTGTTCGCGTTCGACCCCAGCGGCGACGCGACGCTCGCGGAGTCGGACGACGGCTCCCCCGCCGACGCCGGTCCCGAGGGTACGCTGGCCGACGGCGGCCAGGAGGCGAACGACGACGCGGAAGACGACCGGACCGCGGACGACCCGGTCGCCGCCGAGGGCCGCGCGCCCTGGCTCTAGAGCCGAACGCTTACTTTCCCCGGCCGACTTCCTCGCGTATGAGCAACCGCGTCGTTCAGGGCCGGATGGTCACCGCCGAGTCGCTCGCGGAGATGATCGAGGGCGAGAGCGTCATGGAGGCCGAAGCCATCGAGGACGCCGACCGGCAGTGCCCCCAGTGCGGCGAGGACGTCCTCGCCGTCGG
Encoded here:
- a CDS encoding DUF5795 family protein, giving the protein MSNRVVQGRMVTAESLAEMIEGESVMEAEAIEDADRQCPQCGEDVLAVGYMPTVTEFVTGYKCQECDWGETDRD